TGATGGGCTATTTGCGTGCCGTATCAAAAAATTTCAGCTCAACAATAAAAAACCTGAATGAGGTGGCCGACGCTCACAATCAGGATAAGCTTAAATACGAATGGCTCAATTTGTACGATTATGTTGAAAAAACTGCCGGCATGTTGTGCAAACAGGTGAAAGATACAAACGCGCTGATATTGAACCGCATTGACACCACGCTGATGCTTTGGGCTAACCCGGCTTACCTTGACAGTATCATTTTAAACTTTTTGACCAATGCCCTTAAATACCGCCACCCCGACAGGTTGCCGCTTATCGAGCTGACAACCGCGGTTGAAGGCCGCGAACTGGTTTTCAGGATAAGGGATAACGGATTGGGTATCGATCTTAAACGGCATGGCAAGGATATTTTTGGCATGTATAAAACCTTTCACGGCAACCAGGATGCAAAGGGCATAGGCCTGTTCATAACCAAGTTCCAGACCGAAGCGATGGGCGGCCGTATCTGCGTTGAAAGTGAAGTTAATAAGGGCAGTACCTTTAGCGTATACTTTCTGCTCAAATCGGTTCAGTTACCGTCGTAAAAAACAATCAGTAACACCGTCGGCGCGTCAAAGGCTATTACCGCTTCAAAACAGCCTTTTTAGGGTCGATAAAATCGTTCAGCGCCGGCGGCACACCGGCGGTGTTACTGAAAAATTAATATTATCGCCTAAGTGACCGCTATCATTTTTCGCGCTGTTATTATTGGGTAAATTACTGAAACAATTTACTGGCAATTAACCCATTACAATGAAAGTGCTGATTATTGAGGATGACGAGGATACCCGCGAAGCTTTGGGTTATATCGCAGCGGAGCAGGGTTGCCGGGTGTATTACGGCGATGGGGACATCACACTGTCACGTATCAAAAAAATATCACCCGACCTGCTGATACTGGATGACTGGGTGAACAACTACCAGGGAACCAGCATTTGCGACCTGGTAAAATTAAACAGTGCTACAAAGCATGTCCAGGTAATGCTTATATCCACCCGCCCTAATATCGAGGAAATAGCCAAAGGCTGTAAATGCGACGCTTACCTTTCCAAACCCTTTAACCTGGACGAACTTCAGCATATCCTATACAGCCTGGCGCATTGTGCGCCCGGTTTGGCTTAAGCAATATCATTATTGCTTAATTCGAATTGGATGCCAAAAACCTATTCAACTTAATCTAACTCAATCAACCCTTTCCGTCTTTCGGACTAAAAACTATCTTTGCGCTATTATGAGCAATTACCCCGAAGAAATTTTCAAGAACGTAATATCACACGCCAAGGAATATGGCTTTGTATTCCCGTCGAGCGAAATATATGACGGCCTGAGCGCCGTATACGACTACGGCCAGAACGGTGCCGAGCTGAAGAATAACCT
Above is a window of Mucilaginibacter ginsenosidivorans DNA encoding:
- a CDS encoding response regulator, producing MKVLIIEDDEDTREALGYIAAEQGCRVYYGDGDITLSRIKKISPDLLILDDWVNNYQGTSICDLVKLNSATKHVQVMLISTRPNIEEIAKGCKCDAYLSKPFNLDELQHILYSLAHCAPGLA
- a CDS encoding PAS domain-containing sensor histidine kinase encodes the protein MGTQIMEANHNDGFDLAVADHISAMLAYWDKNLVCRFANTAYLDWFGKSSEQLVNKMTLMDLLGPELFAKNHPYIMRALAGSPQTFERDIPMPDGSIRPSIANYFPDIDSKGEVKGFYVHVADVTAMKILDKELQRSNQIIREQNNRLLNFANIVSHNLNTYAFNLATLLDFIDEAKTEEEKNELMGYLRAVSKNFSSTIKNLNEVADAHNQDKLKYEWLNLYDYVEKTAGMLCKQVKDTNALILNRIDTTLMLWANPAYLDSIILNFLTNALKYRHPDRLPLIELTTAVEGRELVFRIRDNGLGIDLKRHGKDIFGMYKTFHGNQDAKGIGLFITKFQTEAMGGRICVESEVNKGSTFSVYFLLKSVQLPS